The genomic window GTCGTCCGATTTGTCCGAGGCGGCCGAGACGGTGTCCGCGCTCAAGCTGCAGCATGGCGCCGCGCCCGCCGAGCTGGCCGCCGCCAGCCAGCTGGTGATGATGGCCCAGCGCATCGGCAAGTCGGCCAGCGAGCTGTTGACGGTCGAGGGCGTCAGTCCCGAGGCCATCTTCCTGCTGGGCAAGGACCTCAATGCCTTCAAGGAGCTGGGCCAGGGCCTGCTGGACGGCAACAGCGACCTGCGGCTGGCGCCGGCGCGCGACGCGCAAACGCGCGACGCGCTCGCCGGCATGCTCAAGGTGTTCGAGGACATCCGCGCCCAGGCGGCCGGCATCCTGGGCAACGTGCAGAACCTGGCGACCGTGCGCGACGCGCAGAACACCATTGCCACCGACAGCGAGCCGCTGCGCAAGGACCTGGAGGGCCTGCAGGCGCGCCTGGCCGACGAATCCGGCGTGGGCGCAGGCAGCTGGCTGCTGATGGTGCTGGTGCTGGCGGTGCTGGCGCTGGCCATTGCCGGTCTGGTCTACACCTGGCTGCGGGAAAGCCGCCAGCGCCAGTCGCTGGCCGAGCTGCAGCGCCAGAGCGCCGAGCAGCAGCAGCTGGACGCCAAGCGCGTCAACGACGCCAACCAGGCCGCCATCCTGCGTCTGATGAACGAGTTGCAGACGGTGGCCGAGGGCGACCTGACGCAGGAAGCCACCGTCACCGAGGACATCACGGGCGCCATCGCCGACTCGGTGAACTACACGGTGGAAGAGTTGCGCTCGCTGGTGGGCAGCGTGCAGAGCACGGCCACCCGCGTGGCACAGACCACGGCGCGGGTGGAAAGCACCTCGTCCGAGCTGCTTGCGACCTCGACGGAGCAGTTGCACGAAATCCGCCGGACCGGCCAGTCGGTGCTGGACATGGCCACGCGCATCAACGCAGTGTCCGAGCAGGCGCAGCAGTCGGCCATGGTGGCGCGCCAGTCGCTGCAGGCCGCCGAATCGGGCCTGGGCGCGGTGCAGAACGCCATCGGCGGCATGAACGCCATCCGCGACCAGATCCAGGAAACCTCCAAGCGCATCAAGCGCCTGGGCGAGTCCTCGCAGGAGATCGGCGAGATCACCGAGCTGATCTCCGACATCACCGAGCAGACCAACGTGCTGGCCCTCAACGCGGCCATCCAGGCGGCGTCCGCCGGCGACGCCGGCCGCGGCTTCTCGGTGGTGGCCGAGGAGGTGCAGCGCCTGGCCGAGCGTTCGGCCGACGCCACGCGGCAGATCGCCACGCTGGTCAAGACCATCCAGACCGACACCCAGGACGCCGTGGCCGCCATGGAGCGCTCCACCCAGGGCGTGGTGGAGGGCGCCCAGCTGTCCGACCGCGCCGGCACCGCGCTGGCCGAGATCGACAGCGTGTCGCGCCGCCTGGCGCAGCTGATCGAGCAGATCTCGGTGTCCGCGTCCAACGAGGCCGGCCAGGCC from Burkholderiaceae bacterium includes these protein-coding regions:
- a CDS encoding type IV pili methyl-accepting chemotaxis transducer N-terminal domain-containing protein produces the protein MALIGNLSAMFKKPAARDGMEQGDTVAVHELPSTTGSEYGSVDLESVAPLPAASDVLAHEADDAFPIPGLGTRTAAQHQRVLSIVLAAALLALAVVVFWMVSSADRTAQQVGATGQALMQSQRLAKSVSQALLGNPAAFAEVKDSAAALADNVDGLREGRPGMAALGSAYSSELDKITPMVERAQKSAATMLAQQKVMTQVGTGLRFISRRSSDLSEAAETVSALKLQHGAAPAELAAASQLVMMAQRIGKSASELLTVEGVSPEAIFLLGKDLNAFKELGQGLLDGNSDLRLAPARDAQTRDALAGMLKVFEDIRAQAAGILGNVQNLATVRDAQNTIATDSEPLRKDLEGLQARLADESGVGAGSWLLMVLVLAVLALAIAGLVYTWLRESRQRQSLAELQRQSAEQQQLDAKRVNDANQAAILRLMNELQTVAEGDLTQEATVTEDITGAIADSVNYTVEELRSLVGSVQSTATRVAQTTARVESTSSELLATSTEQLHEIRRTGQSVLDMATRINAVSEQAQQSAMVARQSLQAAESGLGAVQNAIGGMNAIRDQIQETSKRIKRLGESSQEIGEITELISDITEQTNVLALNAAIQAASAGDAGRGFSVVAEEVQRLAERSADATRQIATLVKTIQTDTQDAVAAMERSTQGVVEGAQLSDRAGTALAEIDSVSRRLAQLIEQISVSASNEAGQANEVAGNIQHIFATTEHTGESTRSTAQQVRELARMADELRQSVARFKIA